In one Sporomusa sphaeroides DSM 2875 genomic region, the following are encoded:
- a CDS encoding GrdX family protein, giving the protein MNYLIVTNNPAVTASKANMVFVEGSAAETLITVRDLVHEGYELISHPLAASLRMLFSPFRSVILGKKLAKVDDVSAVIIEDSISKHQRHMEFRKPDSAHDEDYKMMDLILLKAALDESPNLW; this is encoded by the coding sequence ATGAACTACCTGATCGTCACTAACAATCCCGCAGTAACGGCAAGCAAAGCTAATATGGTATTTGTGGAAGGCTCCGCAGCGGAGACTTTGATTACGGTACGGGATTTAGTCCACGAAGGCTATGAACTAATCAGCCACCCGCTGGCTGCCAGCTTACGGATGTTGTTTTCGCCGTTTCGTTCTGTAATCTTAGGGAAGAAGCTGGCAAAGGTGGATGATGTCTCTGCCGTAATTATTGAGGACAGCATTAGTAAACACCAGCGGCATATGGAATTTCGCAAACCTGACTCTGCGCATGATGAAGATTACAAAATGATGGATCTGATACTCTTG